In a single window of the Azotosporobacter soli genome:
- a CDS encoding CheR family methyltransferase codes for MLNQETMLQRLDLERIGQCINQRYGLEFCHRQLDLLGEAVEKRCKANGSCTLAQYQDLLQREEESLQLIQLLAVHETYFFREAAQFDVMRQHVMQRIAQEKERPLLRFLSAGCSTGEEAYSIAMALLDIAGVGAEWDFEVIGVDVDPAAIRKAQLGNYGPYSFRGCSMALRSRYFKPLGSDRFVINETIKEKVRFEVLNLFEPDYPEWLKKIDVVFYRNVSIYFSKLQRAQLFNRLSGLLASAGCLFVSCTETLYHDTQQMELVNSGDVFYYRKKDATKLSPAKEKEALRARPCRTRPKRPEESVKWISKPLLPERHEAVKRIERLHADPLATVLEMLKDKQYDEAIASLDRWISCEPLCTKAYTLKANVLLNRQCIEEAEELCHTVLVMDVFCLEAYLLLGMAAKIAGKCEEAIQRFKKAVYVSPECWLAHFFLAQLYQLRKEDAYARREYQVVMRILEQGGFAEHGLSFFLLAVQLDDLIRLCRHQIDGLRE; via the coding sequence ATGCTGAATCAAGAAACGATGTTGCAACGTCTGGATTTGGAGCGGATAGGACAATGCATCAATCAGCGTTATGGTTTGGAGTTTTGTCACCGACAGCTGGACTTGTTGGGAGAAGCGGTAGAGAAACGCTGCAAAGCGAACGGCTCTTGTACTCTGGCACAGTATCAAGATTTACTGCAGCGGGAAGAGGAGTCGCTGCAGTTAATCCAATTGTTGGCAGTGCACGAGACTTACTTTTTTCGTGAGGCGGCTCAATTCGACGTCATGCGCCAACACGTGATGCAGCGAATAGCGCAAGAGAAGGAGCGCCCGTTGCTTCGCTTTTTAAGTGCGGGTTGCTCGACCGGCGAAGAAGCGTACTCGATCGCGATGGCGCTTCTTGACATAGCGGGGGTGGGAGCTGAATGGGACTTTGAAGTGATTGGCGTCGATGTGGATCCGGCAGCGATACGAAAAGCGCAGCTTGGAAATTACGGCCCCTATTCCTTCCGCGGCTGTTCGATGGCGCTACGCAGTCGTTATTTCAAACCGCTCGGTTCGGATCGTTTTGTAATCAATGAAACGATAAAAGAAAAAGTGCGTTTTGAAGTGTTGAACTTATTTGAACCTGACTATCCGGAGTGGCTAAAAAAAATTGACGTTGTCTTTTATCGCAATGTATCCATTTATTTTTCAAAACTCCAACGTGCGCAACTCTTCAACCGTTTATCGGGATTGCTTGCTTCTGCCGGATGCCTGTTTGTCAGTTGTACGGAAACGCTGTATCATGATACGCAACAGATGGAACTGGTAAACAGCGGTGACGTTTTTTATTATCGAAAGAAGGATGCAACGAAACTTTCCCCGGCAAAGGAAAAAGAGGCTCTCAGGGCGAGGCCCTGTCGGACGCGGCCAAAAAGGCCGGAAGAAAGTGTAAAATGGATCAGCAAGCCGTTATTGCCGGAGCGGCATGAAGCGGTGAAAAGGATAGAACGATTGCACGCCGATCCACTGGCGACGGTGCTTGAAATGCTGAAGGACAAGCAATATGACGAGGCCATTGCTTCTTTAGATCGGTGGATTTCCTGTGAACCGTTATGCACAAAGGCGTATACGCTAAAAGCCAATGTGCTGTTGAATCGGCAGTGTATAGAAGAAGCCGAGGAACTCTGTCATACGGTGCTTGTGATGGATGTTTTTTGTCTGGAAGCCTATTTGCTATTGGGCATGGCGGCGAAAATCGCCGGAAAGTGCGAAGAGGCCATACAACGATTTAAAAAAGCGGTTTATGTATCGCCGGAGTGCTGGCTGGCGCATTTTTTTCTCGCGCAGCTGTATCAACTACGCAAGGAGGATGCGTATGCGAGACGTGAATATCAAGTGGTGATGCGTATTTTGGAGCAGGGCGGTTTTGCAGAACATGGTTTGAGTTTTTTTCTGCTGGCGGTTCAATTGGACGATCTGATTCGCTTGTGTCGGCATCAGATTGATGGTCTAAGAGAGTAG
- a CDS encoding hybrid sensor histidine kinase/response regulator yields MKVFLTRFAVESAKHCDQMEKELLSLEKDGVSRQKFDSIFRIAHTIKGASRMLKLTPISEVAHRIEDVLEELRSEQRSLSQTVMDQLLLAVDGIREMIANVAEGKELPETLPPACEALKTWLAAERESDRMPPLTAAVFQGERMTEQEEASTESVQTTDFVQIRSDQLDELIQLMGELVSFQYRKKTQLDKMRELLQLSTASLSLLEGKGRALAQEGKDAVTAIQRQVRQVHDLLRDDMVVENLLTCDLQERTLKIRMLPISTLFGRINRGVRDFARANGKEVEFYGEGGDTELDRKIIEQLGDCLIHMIRNAIDHGIETSEERIRQGKNPRGQIRLTAFYDGGGVTLVIHDDGAGINLPEVKATALKKDLISEAAADTMTEMELLDLLFLPGFSTSPIITDISGRGVGMNVVKETIVETLKGSVRIQSVQGKGTSFFLKVPITLALSRMLIVATGKHRFALPSYSVQEVLTVAKDQIIEVINKRAVRVREQILPLEELQTLLDYPQPVPREGAEMVVVLLSSGPDRLGLIVDSVVSEADMVIKSLPESMEKWPLLAGFTVGGQDEVISVLSVAALLQQSRKSKNAQVGTVGGDVALQGKKILVVDDSGNTREIVKSILESYGYQVDLAEDGLEALEKTGRKLYDAVITDVEMPQLDGFSLTAHLRQDERYRQTPVIIVTSREKPEDKRRGIQVGANAYIVKGAFDQNNLIETLQNLIG; encoded by the coding sequence GTGAAGGTTTTTTTAACGCGCTTTGCTGTTGAGTCGGCTAAACATTGCGATCAGATGGAAAAAGAATTGCTTTCATTAGAGAAAGACGGCGTTTCCCGACAGAAATTCGATTCGATTTTTCGCATTGCCCACACGATAAAAGGCGCATCCAGGATGCTGAAATTGACGCCGATTTCTGAAGTGGCGCATAGGATAGAAGATGTGTTGGAAGAATTGCGCAGCGAGCAACGCTCCTTGTCACAGACGGTGATGGACCAGTTGCTGTTGGCCGTCGATGGAATCCGGGAAATGATCGCCAATGTTGCAGAGGGAAAGGAACTGCCGGAAACCTTGCCTCCGGCCTGTGAGGCGCTGAAAACCTGGTTGGCTGCAGAGCGCGAGTCGGATCGGATGCCTCCTCTTACTGCAGCTGTTTTCCAAGGAGAACGCATGACAGAGCAAGAGGAAGCAAGTACGGAGAGCGTGCAGACAACGGATTTCGTTCAAATCCGTTCGGACCAATTAGATGAATTAATCCAATTAATGGGCGAGCTGGTTTCTTTTCAGTATCGGAAAAAAACGCAACTGGATAAAATGCGGGAACTCTTGCAACTTTCGACGGCTTCTTTATCGTTACTGGAAGGCAAGGGGAGAGCGCTTGCGCAAGAAGGAAAAGATGCTGTAACCGCTATCCAGCGTCAGGTTCGGCAGGTACATGATTTGCTGCGGGATGACATGGTCGTCGAAAATCTTTTGACCTGCGATTTACAGGAACGTACGTTAAAGATTCGCATGCTGCCTATTTCTACGCTGTTTGGCAGGATTAACCGTGGCGTCCGTGATTTTGCACGGGCAAATGGAAAAGAAGTCGAATTTTACGGTGAAGGCGGCGACACGGAACTGGATCGCAAAATCATTGAACAGTTGGGGGACTGCTTGATCCATATGATTCGCAATGCCATTGACCATGGAATCGAAACTTCTGAGGAACGGATCAGGCAGGGGAAAAATCCCCGTGGTCAGATCCGTTTAACGGCTTTTTATGATGGCGGCGGCGTTACCTTGGTCATTCATGATGATGGTGCCGGGATCAATTTGCCGGAGGTCAAAGCGACGGCGCTGAAGAAGGATTTAATCAGCGAAGCGGCGGCGGATACGATGACGGAAATGGAATTGCTGGATTTGCTTTTTCTGCCCGGATTCAGTACGAGTCCGATTATTACGGATATATCGGGGCGCGGCGTCGGCATGAACGTTGTCAAAGAGACGATTGTCGAAACTTTGAAAGGCTCTGTCCGGATTCAAAGCGTCCAGGGCAAAGGAACCTCTTTTTTTCTTAAGGTGCCGATTACGCTGGCGTTGTCGAGGATGCTGATCGTGGCGACGGGGAAACATCGTTTTGCACTTCCGTCATATTCGGTGCAAGAAGTGCTGACTGTGGCGAAGGATCAGATCATTGAGGTCATTAATAAGCGTGCTGTGCGTGTTCGCGAACAAATTCTTCCGTTGGAGGAACTGCAGACGCTGCTCGATTATCCGCAACCTGTGCCGCGTGAAGGAGCGGAAATGGTGGTGGTCTTGCTGTCTTCAGGCCCGGATCGCTTAGGGCTGATCGTTGATTCTGTGGTCAGCGAAGCCGATATGGTGATAAAATCGCTGCCGGAATCGATGGAGAAATGGCCATTGCTTGCCGGATTTACTGTAGGCGGACAGGATGAGGTGATCAGCGTGTTAAGCGTCGCGGCTTTGCTGCAGCAAAGCAGAAAAAGTAAAAATGCACAGGTAGGGACGGTTGGCGGCGACGTTGCCTTACAAGGCAAAAAAATCCTGGTCGTTGATGATTCTGGCAATACGCGCGAGATTGTAAAAAGCATTCTGGAATCTTATGGATATCAGGTTGACTTGGCGGAGGATGGGCTGGAGGCGCTGGAAAAAACCGGCCGAAAATTGTATGATGCGGTGATTACTGACGTTGAAATGCCGCAACTGGATGGCTTTAGTCTGACCGCTCATTTGCGGCAGGATGAGCGATATCGCCAAACTCCGGTGATCATCGTGACGTCGCGGGAAAAGCCGGAAGACAAACGGCGCGGGATTCAAGTCGGCGCCAATGCCTATATCGTCAAGGGCGCCTTCGATCAGAACAATCTGATTGAAACGCTGCAAAACTTGATTGGCTAA
- a CDS encoding response regulator, with protein MKILLIEDDELMRDMITMVLAMEGHEVSGAATGEVARALFNAGGYAAVISDMYLPDTDGFELFAELKAVQPELLFLLLSGETDEAVLRKAAALGIPYIEKDENFAERIAAALK; from the coding sequence ATGAAGATATTATTGATTGAAGATGATGAGTTGATGCGCGATATGATCACGATGGTTCTTGCCATGGAAGGGCACGAAGTGAGCGGCGCGGCGACGGGCGAAGTTGCACGCGCGCTATTCAACGCAGGCGGCTATGCTGCGGTGATTTCCGATATGTATTTGCCGGATACCGATGGCTTTGAACTGTTTGCCGAACTGAAGGCGGTGCAACCGGAGTTGCTTTTTTTGCTGCTGAGCGGCGAAACAGATGAAGCGGTGCTGCGCAAAGCGGCCGCGCTCGGAATTCCTTATATTGAAAAAGATGAGAACTTTGCGGAACGGATAGCGGCGGCGTTGAAATAA
- a CDS encoding sigma-54 dependent transcriptional regulator, with translation MKILLVDDEQHSCQAMLWFLKHQNHEVTECASGEEALTKFAEGQYPLVLSDIQMPGMSGVDLAAAIKKRPESWQTDVVLFTGHADINAVIAALRVGVYDYLKKPVNPEELASVIERVAEHQALLRENKRLTERFQDEVHAATAETRQELVQMKQLVAESTIGAIGLFSDCMRKIAKQAEQLHADRSIPVLIEGETGTGKEVVAKLIHYGSRFDQLSAASFVDINCAALAPTLFESELFGYEAGSFTGSMARGAKGKFDLAYGGTLLLDEIGEIPLELQGKLLRVLQEKEFYRVGGLKKIKTDIRSICATNIPLAKRVEEGTFRKDLYFRLKVAHIVIPPLRERKEEILPMAKLFMQKFAQQKKKKFTQFDSEAVRMLETYDWPGNIRELQNVIEYAVFAYDAETLQAEHISGLLRQRVTSLPEAASQDNLLAIPIPANGYSLKQYTADVILKVLAAHEGNQSAAANYLGISRRALSYRLEEMRKKKEDGKM, from the coding sequence ATGAAGATATTGCTTGTAGATGATGAGCAGCATAGTTGTCAGGCTATGCTATGGTTCTTAAAACATCAAAATCATGAGGTGACCGAATGCGCCAGCGGCGAAGAAGCGTTGACGAAGTTTGCCGAAGGGCAGTATCCGTTGGTGTTGTCGGATATCCAAATGCCCGGCATGTCGGGTGTTGATCTGGCGGCTGCCATCAAAAAGCGACCGGAGAGCTGGCAAACCGATGTGGTTTTGTTTACCGGGCATGCTGACATCAACGCGGTGATTGCCGCGCTGCGGGTCGGCGTCTATGATTATTTGAAAAAGCCGGTCAATCCTGAAGAATTGGCTTCGGTTATTGAGCGCGTCGCCGAACATCAAGCGTTGTTGCGGGAAAACAAGCGTTTGACCGAACGCTTTCAGGATGAGGTGCACGCTGCGACTGCAGAGACGCGCCAGGAACTGGTTCAGATGAAGCAGTTGGTTGCCGAATCGACGATTGGCGCCATCGGCTTATTTTCCGATTGCATGCGCAAAATTGCAAAGCAGGCCGAGCAATTGCACGCGGATCGCTCGATTCCGGTTTTGATTGAAGGCGAAACCGGAACCGGCAAAGAAGTGGTTGCAAAGCTAATCCATTACGGCAGCCGTTTTGACCAACTGAGCGCGGCCTCGTTTGTTGACATCAATTGTGCGGCGCTGGCGCCGACTTTGTTTGAGAGCGAACTGTTCGGCTATGAGGCGGGTTCGTTTACCGGCAGCATGGCAAGAGGCGCGAAAGGAAAATTCGATCTGGCTTACGGAGGAACGCTACTGCTCGATGAAATCGGCGAGATTCCGCTGGAACTGCAGGGGAAATTGCTGCGCGTCCTGCAGGAAAAAGAGTTTTACCGGGTTGGCGGATTGAAAAAGATCAAAACCGATATCCGTTCGATCTGCGCTACGAATATTCCGCTGGCCAAACGTGTCGAAGAAGGCACATTTCGCAAAGATTTGTATTTTCGCCTCAAAGTGGCTCATATTGTTATACCGCCGCTGCGCGAACGAAAAGAGGAAATTTTGCCGATGGCCAAATTGTTCATGCAAAAATTTGCACAGCAGAAGAAGAAAAAGTTTACACAGTTTGATAGTGAAGCAGTACGGATGCTGGAAACATATGACTGGCCGGGGAATATCAGAGAACTGCAAAATGTGATCGAATATGCAGTGTTTGCCTATGATGCAGAAACTTTGCAAGCGGAGCACATCAGCGGTTTGCTGCGCCAGAGAGTAACGTCATTGCCGGAAGCGGCGTCACAGGACAACCTCTTGGCGATACCGATTCCGGCGAATGGCTATTCATTGAAACAGTATACGGCAGATGTTATTCTAAAAGTGTTAGCGGCGCATGAGGGAAATCAGTCGGCGGCGGCGAATTATTTAGGCATTTCGCGCCGGGCGTTATCGTACCGCTTAGAAGAAATGCGCAAGAAAAAAGAAGACGGCAAAATGTGA